The genomic interval TTCAAAAACAGACTATGATAATATGAATTCATAAAAGGTCTGActgatgaaattttattatataaaaaaataatgtaatgttAGTGACTAGCACTATTCACCTAAtaaaacaatgtatatattgCAGTTTTCAAATGCAACCCCTGATTTTATCGTACAAGACTTCCTCAACTAAGTAACAGTTTCTAAAAGAATGATAAAATCTGCAAAACTTTTTCAAGAACACGATTATTCTATATTCTTTTAGATGGACATAGTGTTTTTTACAtagataatttgaaaataaaagttttataaaagtaAACTAGAAAGATTATATACTGAAAAACCTGAACAACTTGAAAGAACGTGATTTTATTTGTGTCCaattagcctggctccctggctgcattgttatttctttatataaatactgcaaacattttataagaaaatctgAAGCCTctaaaaaagcacatttttatctgatggctaaaccatacctatgttcggagccagggacAAAAAAagaatgtcaatgtagaaacaaactGCTGGAGTAACTTTCACTGTTAATTAAGAAAACTTAtgtatatgagaaatatgacagaacacaGGGACAGGAGACAGTCTAGTGCCAAATTTGAAACCTACCAGTTAATGAAGTCCACAGACATGACAAACTGCATAGAGAAGATTATTTTTACTCTGTAATTTGCacataaattgcaaaataatttgaacagatTTGCAATTTCTATGAAAATACTTTGATAAAAATGTCTCCTCTCCTGCGCTTGAAAAGTCTTGTATTTTCTATAATTAAGTGCCAACAGAAAGTCTTGTACATGTAGTTCAAATGCATATACAATTTGTATAGAAAACACAATTTTGTCATTTATGATATGTCAAACATATAGAAAAGGATTTCTATATATTTATGAACACATAGTTTGTTCCTGAACATATATAAAATGGAATGTTTGATCAGTtgatgaatgttttagatgggaATAATGCAGCCATATTTCACTGACATTAAGCAATACATATTTCACAAGAACAAAACACAATACATAAAAGAATATTTCCTTAAACACATAAAAAGAATCCATTCTTAGGTCAGTAACAAAACAAGAACAGAAAAGGAATgctgtatatacatgtaagttaTCTTTAACAATTATGGCAGTAAAACATTCTACACTGTGGTAAAATCTGAGACATTAgtaaaatctaaaccaaaaataAACGAGTCATAAAACCAAAAACAGAGTACCTGTACCCTTTTTTAAGTTCTAAAACTATGAAATTTGATGGATGTAGGAGTAATAAAACTGTATGAAGAATCAATTTTTACCACAGGAAtgctacaaaaatatatttagtatagAATATTAAATATTACTCTAGACCTAAAAAATAGGTATATGCTACCTGGGAGTGAATCGACTCATATAATATGTACACTTGGCACAGTAATTTTGCCCTATTTCCACCCCTTGTTTATGACACAGTGTACAAGCCCCTTCCCCTATCACCTCTACAGGTGAGTCACTTGTTGAACTGTcagtttcttcattttttctaTATGAGATCTGTGATGTTACTTTATCATCACCTTGGTACCCAGCGTATGTCATTTGGTTCCCATTACCCATAATGCCAAAGCTGCCGTCTGCTGCAGAAACTAGACAAATATCTTCTGAAAATGTCACAGACTTGCGTGGTTTGTTTAACCTGTCACTATTCTTTCCCTTTTTAGCAAGAACAGATTTGGGTCTTTGTGGCTGCTGGGCCAGAGATTCAGATTCTGATTTACTTCGTTGTCTTTGCAATGTTACACGCGAAGTTCCATTAGGATCCACTGGAACACTATTTACTGGTCCCAACTGTGAATGTGAATTACTGTTTACATTCTGAACACAATTAACTGATTGATTGTCTGTTTTAGAATCACTAGAAACTGTTGCAGATTCGAACCTTGACGTCAAAGCACGTACACTTACTGGCCTGTGTTCATCACCTTCATTGGAGTCGGGACACAGCACCTGGGGTGTCAGTGGTCTTTGTGGTATATTCACTGGTTCCTCACACAATTTCCGCAAATCTGGCTGGCTCTGTAATGAAATGGAAGAGCAAAATTAAAACAACATTCTATTGTGTCAATCTGCAGATttacaaaagtgaaaatattCCTGTAATTTATGCTAATGGAGAGAgagaaaaaacttttaacaaatgtGCTAAAAATGAAACTCCAATTAGATTTAATATCCTGAGAAAATTTATCAAGACTGAAAAATAACAATTCTTTATCAGAAAAAGTTTATTACAGTTATTAAAATTTTGAActataaacattaacaaaatgattttttgcATTTAGTATCAAAggaaagaaagaaataagtagCACTTCCTGTATCTACATGTAGCTATTGTCAACTACCCAAAACAGCCAGTGAGCATGGTATAAAGCAAAACAAGTTATCTGGTAACTATGTCACAAATCCCTGTGATAGTATCCAAGCAACCAAAATATATATGTCACATAGCAGCAGATCTATGTAACAAAGTCTGGTGAAAGTACCGTGGCAACCAAGGATGTGTCTCACAGTGGCAGACCTATGTAAAAAGTCTGGAGAAAGCACCATAGCAACCTGAATATGTGTCACATAGCTGCAGAACTATGTGACAAAGCCCGGGGATAGTCATCTGACAACTTGAGCAACCCATGCTATTAATAAACTGATAAAATTCTTGATGTACGGTTAAGTGGTCCAATACTAAACCATGTCTGTCCATGAAACAGCTTAGAATCAAGACATTTCATCTAATGCAAACATTGGTTATTATTACAAGCATAAACTGATGGAGCTTCTGTGACAGACATGACCACCCGGTTGTGTAGCGTGCAGTATTACCAGTTCTCAGACCCACTGACCCATGTTATACAGTGCAAGCAGACAGCTAGAGCAAATACGTACTTTAGTAAATTAAGAAAAACATCTGTACTTGTGCTattgttttaaagcttttttaGGAAAGAAGAAGTTCAgcttttttttgtgaaaacagCTAGCATACTACAATTTAAGACTTGGACAAAGCATAGCCAAGCAGTCAAGGAAACGTGTCTACATGCAGTCGTATCCTAATGAAATGAATTCATGAACAACCTCAAAATAGAACAACTTGACATTAAAGTGAAGTAATATATGCATGTACATCAGATATTAATAAGCATTTTGTACTTTTGTCTGCATGCTTAAATCATCATGTCATGTAAAGATGTTATGTATTATTTCTCGTCTTGTATACACCTAAACAACTGTTAAGTTTCCACTTAATAAAAGGtacattctgttctgttctgatcaAGTGCAGTGATACCAACTTCCAAGCATGTTTTTAgctcaaaagaaaataaacaaatcaaaaactCTAAACAAATCTATGACAAGCTATATCCTAAGAACACCCCACTTCAAAATGTGTAGCACAATTTGCCACGTGTTTAAGTGCATTCATATATCTAACTATGAACTCTGCAATAAAAAATTCTAATAAATGAAACATCTAAAGCAGTTTTGTACCCCACACAGCACACAATGTCCATATACTTACTGCGCCATTGTGTTTTGAGTTCATTAACCCGCCCTTACTGCCCAACTTACGCTCATCTAAAATGTgaattatattacaaaaataactttcaaagttTTAAGCTAAAGTTCTGTATTAAATGAAGCACAAACAcgatattttatcaatttcaaaatCAGCAACCTGcaaatttatacaaaaacaaattcCCATAAAATTACCatgaacaaattaaaaaaaaattatgtcaggTGAAAATTGTTTAGCATAACAGCATTTTGCTTTGCTTGAATGCATGAATAAATTCTATCACTTAATTTTATTTGGAAACCCTTCAGTTTAGTTTTGTTACTTTACTTGCTACAAGATATGATAGAGTCAATTAAGAAATGTTTTCACTTTAtgatttcattaagtttgggtgGCACTGCAACTTTGAAACAAATCCTAACTTTAAGGATGATAAACCTTAAAAATTTAACTTTTCttcaaaaacaaacttaaaatgttgGCCGCAAATTATCTTATTTCTAGGCAGAGTAGGTTTTTATTTGCAAATCACCCAACAAAGAGTTTGTTGTATAAACATTTCAAAGTCCTGctaaaaaacttatttaaaagCTTTAAGTAAAATTTAAACAGTGACTTTAAGTGCAAGATCACTCTAAAGATGACCCGAAAATGTAAACATCTATACAATCTACCATAATAACCTTCTCCACGTAATTTTATCACCATAATCGCTTTCGGGTTTAAATATAGGCTTAAGTACTGAGGATATTTACTCTAGTCTTCTTATGTTCCTTATAGTAAACTGTTGATGTGTGCAAAATAAGCTGTAGTAAGTGAATCAGCAATTTTGTTCATTTCTGCGGAGGTAAAAAATAACCCTCCAGTAAATGATATTCATCATTGCGCTGTTGATTTTGAATATTGAATTTGTAGTCAATAGACTCCATTATATTGTATGCTCGCGTTGAGATTTTGAGAGACGACTTGACAACttaattattattcaattttcagtcaatatcttCCAATTAATTGATTCATCTCAAAAGGTGTTTCGGTAACAGTTAAAATCACATAATGCAACAAGAGTTTAGATTGTACAGACTATTTCCGTTGAAAGTGTAccattaagaaaacaaaaaaacaaaacttcattagTTGCCTATTCTAACAAAACTTAAAATGAGTCTATGAATTCTTTTCTACTTTCTGAgatgcttttgttaaatattaaatgaatggCTAATCTACGCTTTTAAAAATGACACCACCGTGGTTATTTAGAAATTTAATGACTAAAAAGGCTTTTATTATGCATCATTATCATTAGTACCTGCTCTAGGTTGTGTAAATAAATAGGTTGATGGCCTAGCAGGATGTGAAAAAGAAGCACTGCGATCTAGCTGTCTGCGTGTCTCCCTTGACCGGTAGCGGTCTGAACTGCCAAACTGTGCAGCCGAGGCTACCGGCTCACAGAGATCTGCACATTTGACTGGTAGTTGCATGGAGTAAGCAGTTTGAATTGCAGCTGACGAGGCAAAAGGCTTGCTAGTGGGTACTTTACCAGTTCTTACATGGCTGGGCAAAGTGCCATATAAGCCAGGTCTAACTACAGGTGGATTTTTGAAGAAATCACCATTATTGTTATCACTGGCAATGCTCTGGTAGTTTCGGTAACCATGCTCACTGTTGGTAGTCTGACTGGTTGACATTAACGAGACTGGTTCTCTTGTAGATACAGGAAGTGCCACTGATCTTGAATGGTAACAAACCTCAGTATGCTGTGACTGGTTCCCTATTTTTGGTGGTACAACAGGAATTTGTTTAATACCATGATTTTGACCAAAGTTCGTCCCTGAAGACTGGCCAGTGATGTTTCTACTGACACCATCATAGGTATTGTTTGACACAAACTGTCCTTGATGATGGGGATAATTTGGATAATCACTAGGACTGGTCTCATTCACAGGAGTCCTAGCTCCAGAATTAGTCCGACTGTGATTGCCACACTGTCGTCTCTGATTTTCTAAAAAGTCATGATAAACTTCTGCTTCATGTTTCTGATTATTGCACTGGCGGACATGTTCTTGAGATTTCTGGGTCTTCCGTCGTGGAAGTGTCCCATAGAGATCAGCATTGTTTGTATTTGTGTCAGGAATGTTTGTCTCGAAACTCCTGTCCTTGTATGCATTGTGATACTCCGCAGGAGGCATGTGGGGCTCCACAGGAGGAACTCGTTCACTTGTTGAGGGTCTCATCACTTTATCAAAGACAGGTGTCGCACTACGACCGGAGCTGCTCAGACTGTCCATAGAGTTCTGGGAGCTAGACCTAGAAGGTGGCTTACTTCCATTGCTCTGACTTTGTAAGTGAGACTGTGATTTTTGTTGACCAAAATATCCACTGCGACTTCTACAgaaaaaattataacaaacatCTTAAAACCATTCAGACCAATTTACAGTATCATATGACTTCAGATAAACATTACAAGTAAACTGAACTAaacttcaaataaatatataaactttacTAATTCAGATTATAAATTCAACTTTTAATTtactaaatttatattttcaagtacCAAATAAACAAGTATAATTAGCTATTTAATATGAAGGTCTGTTAGAGTTTGTCAGGATTTTATACCTGTAGTCTGGATTGATTCCACTATCACTGCTATTGGAGGATGTGTTTGATTCTTGACGAGCCATCAGTCTTTTCTGCAGACTGCGAAACTTGATCACACAAGAGTTCGATTTCTTCTGAGCTGTGATATACAGTGATTGTCCCAAGTTTGGCATCTTCATGGCAGTTTTTAGGTGGTCTATCGCCTGTTGACAGAACCCTAGAGCACTGCCGTATTGTTCCGAAGTCTCGGCAAGGACACAGCTATCCATAAAGTCTTCTGCCTTCTGGCACAGGGCTATAAACTGCTCGTTACCTGCAGAAAAAAAtgtcttacagatttttttcaaattaacaataaaaaaaacacagaCAAGAACTATATAATTTCTTCTCTCTCTTTTTTAAATCAATGGGATTTAATGAGGCTGGCAAACTATTATTTGTATAAACTTGAATAATTGTGGCAATAATACTTAATAACAAAATCGTTTAAATTCAGCCTTAAAGGTAATGTATGAGCAAGTACCTTCACGAAATGAAGACGGGAGCTTGCTGACTGGCTGGCTGACTGTATCGGGAACATTCTGTGGCATACCTGAAATTTGTTACAAGTTCATTAAAATCAATCAGTTTCATTAAAACATATCACCAAAgaacttgtttttttctttttaattttgccttTCTTTAATAGCCAAGACTCAATTATGGTAATTTAAACATTTCGACTTTCTATAATATCTTCAGTTTTCCATGGAAACCAAATATTAGTCAAACTATACACATTCTTACCATATGCATCACTAAGGTAAATGTATGGCGTGACAATCTCCTTGGAATAGAGATTCACCCTAGTCATTGTGACTTTCGTATAAACACAATAACAATCCCAAAATAACAAATGCCACAACAATCACTAAATAACTATCAATTGTATTCCTTGTTACATTATCTCCCTGTTGTTTGAAATTTATTCTTCTTTTAAGTCGCCTTTACAGCTTCTTATTCAATGTATAGAcacatttcatgaaatattgccaGATCGCATGATCACAACATTCAACGAAATAAGAATCAGTCCAGATAATCTTGATCGGACAAaccaaaaacatatttaaacaaattgCTACTAAGTAGTTGCTAATTATTAAGGTATTGTACGACTTGATAAGTTTCACGCCTCCATGTACATTCCTCGTGTTCACATGCATTATGGGACACAACAGAGACGGTAGAAAAAATGCAACCTATGACCTTGAAGACAATGGTACGTAAGAAAATAAGAACAATAGAGTAAGCTAGCATGATCAATGATTATTACAAATATAAGagaattaacatttatgtatGATTATGCAAATGTTTATGTATAATTATAGACTGATTGCGTATTATTACACAGATGTTACAGTTTGGCGTGGTTCTTTGTCTTGTCTAaacaataaaatgcaataaatgaaCTGCATGATTTAGTATAAGCATGGTATGCAGATTTGTTTTAGAGCTGAAACAGCTTATACATTATTCAAATACAAACATTGATCATTTTGACTTGTTTCCACCGAAGTCACATATCCTGTATGACTCGAGGTCAAGAACTTATTATTTCAAACTAATGGTCAACAAATTGTAAAATAAGTTTTTAAGTTAACTGTATTAACAAAATTTGGCAACAACTACAATAATTTTATAGAATACCCTTTTTCATAATTTCTGATAgtgtttgttatttttcattaaagaTAAATATCTATTTCACCTTGGCCAGGTATACTGGTTAGTATATACAAACAGGACTCATTTAAGcataaaataataatgtaatataagGTATAAATCCCTACACCTCAGGTGACACTTGGGACATTTTATAACCACAACTATTTCTATCATGACTATTAAACACTGATCATCCTTAATATTCAATAGCATGATAATAATGTTACCCTAAATATACCAGGTTGTGCCAACAATATAcctgtaaatattgtaaaattatttcaatgaaTGAAATGGGCAGATTAATTCCTTTAACTGATACTATAAATTTTTGTGTTAGTGCAAAATCGTTTTATCTCTTTATCAATTTATATGCCCTTACAACAGCTTTTGGCCATAGTATTTCAAAATGCTTCATGCTATTCAATTCTTAAACAggtgaaattaaaatttttaaactgaaacatATCTTTCAAAAGATGATCcatcccaaattttttaaaatattcagctATGCAGTCATGTTTAGGAGATGGCCAATCAGTAACATAGCTAAAACATTATAGAAGATAGTTTCAACAAATTGATGACACTTCTGATTTTTTGTAATAAACTCAAtcattatttttcaacttttccacAGCTATTAGTTTCAGATAATTAGCTGTAAGATAATTATTCATTATGTTTCGTCTGAAAGGAAAAAATCCTGGTCTAGTTGATTTAATTTCCCTCATTTTCTTAATGaagtaaaagagaaaaaaaactatcCTTTAGAATAATCTAAAACTGGAAATCATTAACATacctttatcattatttctttctgAAATATGCGGCCCTTGACTTTGTTGCAGAGGCCCTTGACCTTGGTGTGGATGACCTTGAGGAAGTTTAGGGGGCACTTGGGGTGGAAGACCTGCTTTACTCCTGCCACTCAAAGCGTCTATTAGGTGTTGATCTCTCTCAGCTTTTGGTAATGTCATGATATCCTTCGAACCTGACTTTGGGTAGTTTGGATTCATCTGCTGGCAATGTCCAACAGTCTGATTCTGTCCATAATACTCATTTGAATTCATTACTAATGATTTGAGATCCTTTTCTTGTGTGTATTCAAGGCCATTCATCCCTGAACCATTGTCCATAAGTTTTCTCATGTTTTCTGCAATGTTCTGCTGATTGATTGTCTTAGGTGGAATCATACTGCGAGATAGAAAATACTGTTCATACGGATTCATGGTGATACTACCGGTAGAGCTTGAACTGTTTCTGTCACTGCTGGCATACCCCGAATCTTTGTGGGAATCCAGGGAGGCAGCATCAAAAGGAATTTCTGTCGACAGGTTATCCTTAGGGGTCACGCCACGCCCTCTGTTATAGGTATCAGACTCTATACTGCTTGTACTGGCTTGGCTCACACAGGAACCTGACCGTTGCAGCTTCTGTGCACTGAGAACACTTTCAACCATCCTCGGGTCTATGTAGTACCTCTCTTCTGAATATCCCTCATCTCCTTGCTTCTTGTCTGGAACAGGAGGAGGTTTGTCTGAATTTGAATTCTTAGAACTTTTATCTTTCTTACTCTTTGTTTTCTTTTCGTCTTTCTTTTGTTTACTTTCATCTTTCTTTTTATCATCCTTGTCCTTTTTCTTACTTTTAGTTTTTTGTTCTTTAGGTTTATCTGTGAGAGTGTCCTGACTGGCAGTTGACATCTGCCTGGTGTGTGAATCAATCTCTGAGACTGGGCATTCAACAACAGTTCCTGAACTCAAAATACTGCTGCTTGAACTCTGACGAGAATGCATGTCATTTTCGACAATATTCTGGTATGTGAGACAGTTTTGGTAGCCTGCATGTACAGGATGGTTAGAGTGAATGGTGTATGGTGGTGGAGGGCCTTCATATGAATATTGCTGATGCGGAGCTGCCATTTGCTGAGATCCTGCTCGGGGTTGAGTATGTGACATCGATGttaatgatgaagatgatgatgacgatggCATTGATGAATTACTATTGCTGTTTGGTAAATTGCCCGATTTCTTACTCCTTGGAAGTGTTGCCAGCCCAGACTGAACTGGTGTATGTGCACGTGTTACAGAATCCTTATTGTCGTACAGTGGAGCACTGGTTGGGAGAGGTTTAACCACTTTATGAGAACTGTTACTTCTGTCTGTCATGTTAGACATATTCTCCTCTACACTCTGAGATCTAGTTTGCACATTTTTAGGTTTCACTGGAAGTGCTGGTTTACTATTAGAGACATGGGGCCCATTTGTTGTTTCACTGATTGAAGAGTTCATATCAGATTCAGAAGACTGTGACGATCTTCTTGAACCATCAACGTGATACCGAATAACATCACCTGCAACTTTCCCTTTCCCTTTTTTGAAACTGTCTTTTCTTTGTTGTTCAGCTGTCCGAGAGAAATTCTGAGTCAAAGGAAGTTTATGTGGATCACTGACATTTATTGCAGGTCTCCGATACTGATCACTGTTTGACAAAGTGTAATTGTAACTATCAGAATCCTCAGGTCCATCAGGAATGTCGGCAAGGTAACCAACAGAATTCTGCTTCACATACCCAGGTCTTGGGTCACACTGACTTATATCTTTCTGAGAATTCATTATCTTGTTATTGTTATGAGGCACAGCATATATCgcttcttctttatttttctgtcTAGTCACTGCCAACATAAAACTTGACTGACGACGATTCTCAAAACTTGATGTCCTTTCAAGTGGCTCTTTCTCTGACTGGTTGCTATCTGTTCTGTTAAAACCTGGAGTTCCAGATCTTCTTGAATTCTGAGAATCAGTCTGGGCTTTTTCAGGTAAATTTGGTTGTCCTTTGTTATCTTCCTGACCTGTTGATGAATcaacaaaattgatatatttatgtgtcaataactttaaaatgataaaacatcacATTCACAGGTGTTGAGCTCTGTCATTTATCtccacaaaacaatattatactcACAGCTATATCACACCTGAAGTGTGAAACAGATTGTAGATAGTCTGACAGCAAAGCAGTATGATAGTCATTAACTAGTCACATCAAACAAGATTTATAGTCAATCATGAAACACACAACAAAGAACAAATGATTCTGTTTGTTCAATACCTAAAATGACTTGTAATGACAAATGATAcacttttatgtataaaataatttacaGTTCAATATCGATTGTGTAGGAGTTCTATAAAATGAGATATGTTTTACATAGTGAATTTATCACTTGCAACTTCCTACATATGAATTTCAAAATGTTGAGTAATCTTATAAATAAACTAAACTCACCTTTTCCTGGTGTCATAGAGTatccaggggccataacccttGTACTTGGTGCAGTCTCAGTAGGAACAGGCTGAGCATTCTGGTTTGTGTAAATTAACAGAAGAGGCTGGTATCTACTTTTAACAATACGTTCTACAACTTGCTCCCATCTTTTTCCAACCTGAAAGTACACAAGGTAATTCATAAATTACCACAGtttaaatcaagtttttttttgcaagaactGAAGTTGATTTATATGATTTCTACTGCTAAGTTCTGTGACATATATCCTTTGTTCCATATCAGATGTTCATGGCACAAAcgattttattatcaaatcttTATTCCCACTTATTTCTTACACCAGACAACATTTCAAAAGCTGCTTAAACAGATATATGTGTACCTAAGAAGGTTTTAAAATATACCTAATAGATAGCAAGTGAATTAATTAAAATTCCTCTCTTCCCACCAACAATGATAAATACCATAAAATGACAACAATGGGATGGGTGACATGCCTATGTAAAATATGTCACATTTATGTTACTATAATCTGTTTACTACACACTTAGTCTGTACTATGATGATACATTGAAATTAGTTTTCTCCGTGAAGGTAAATAAAATACAGGTGTTCTTATTGTAAATGTATTGTACAGATGATAACAGAAAAATGTCCAAATTTGGCTTAATTTGTTACTAATATCATGTTGTAATAGCTGTAATAGCAGATCAAATGCATTCATTATCTGCAAGGTGATACATGTTGAAATAAAGTcaaattcagtcaaaaatagtacttaataaagttaatatttcCTATTTTTCGCCACTTTAATTGACACAAAACTCTAACTCTCTTAATGTTATTCAaaaggcatttttaaatgatatttaattaaataccaatttaaaatgatttcattctATATGTTACATTTGATCAAAATAAAGGCGAACACGAAACTGGAGATTTTAGTTGCACAGATTTTTAATAATCTTATACAAATAAAATGGCTGCTTCAATTTATTGGCCACCTGGAGCTATTCTAG from Mercenaria mercenaria strain notata chromosome 2, MADL_Memer_1, whole genome shotgun sequence carries:
- the LOC123564454 gene encoding uncharacterized protein LOC123564454 isoform X6, with the protein product MDNVESSLPGGNAPAHWYDTWDRQTSQSFSNAAKGLRNAPGENNCFLNSAVQVFWHIDVFRRSYRRLSGHLCMGHSCIFCALKVIFTQFQYSDQASLQPSALRKALANTFAKQERFQLGHMDDAAECFENILNRIHYHIANSYNEDACNAPHCISHQKFAMTVFDQLVCPCGATSEPLKFYEMVHYISANALVSQSRTMQESGDILHPSRFGLLLRNAGAVGDIRDCPGNCGKRVQIRRTLLNIPDVVSIGLVWGSDKADPELAAEVTRTIGTTILYPDMFHSVMCNDASQLPRLHLTSVVCYYGKHYSTFIFHTKLQEWVYFDDATVRQVGKRWEQVVERIVKSRYQPLLLIYTNQNAQPVPTETAPSTRVMAPGYSMTPGKGQEDNKGQPNLPEKAQTDSQNSRRSGTPGFNRTDSNQSEKEPLERTSSFENRRQSSFMLAVTRQKNKEEAIYAVPHNNNKIMNSQKDISQCDPRPGYVKQNSVGYLADIPDGPEDSDSYNYTLSNSDQYRRPAINVSDPHKLPLTQNFSRTAEQQRKDSFKKGKGKVAGDVIRYHVDGSRRSSQSSESDMNSSISETTNGPHVSNSKPALPVKPKNVQTRSQSVEENMSNMTDRSNSSHKVVKPLPTSAPLYDNKDSVTRAHTPVQSGLATLPRSKKSGNLPNSNSNSSMPSSSSSSSLTSMSHTQPRAGSQQMAAPHQQYSYEGPPPPYTIHSNHPVHAGYQNCLTYQNIVENDMHSRQSSSSSILSSGTVVECPVSEIDSHTRQMSTASQDTLTDKPKEQKTKSKKKDKDDKKKDESKQKKDEKKTKSKKDKSSKNSNSDKPPPVPDKKQGDEGYSEERYYIDPRMVESVLSAQKLQRSGSCVSQASTSSIESDTYNRGRGVTPKDNLSTEIPFDAASLDSHKDSGYASSDRNSSSSTGSITMNPYEQYFLSRSMIPPKTINQQNIAENMRKLMDNGSGMNGLEYTQEKDLKSLVMNSNEYYGQNQTVGHCQQMNPNYPKSGSKDIMTLPKAERDQHLIDALSGRSKAGLPPQVPPKLPQGHPHQGQGPLQQSQGPHISERNNDKGMPQNVPDTVSQPVSKLPSSFREGNEQFIALCQKAEDFMDSCVLAETSEQYGSALGFCQQAIDHLKTAMKMPNLGQSLYITAQKKSNSCVIKFRSLQKRLMARQESNTSSNSSDSGINPDYRSRSGYFGQQKSQSHLQSQSNGSKPPSRSSSQNSMDSLSSSGRSATPVFDKVMRPSTSERVPPVEPHMPPAEYHNAYKDRSFETNIPDTNTNNADLYGTLPRRKTQKSQEHVRQCNNQKHEAEVYHDFLENQRRQCGNHSRTNSGARTPVNETSPSDYPNYPHHQGQFVSNNTYDGVSRNITGQSSGTNFGQNHGIKQIPVVPPKIGNQSQHTEVCYHSRSVALPVSTREPVSLMSTSQTTNSEHGYRNYQSIASDNNNEPARFAEIV
- the LOC123564454 gene encoding uncharacterized protein LOC123564454 isoform X4, which translates into the protein MDNVESSLPGGNAPAHWYDTWDRQTSQSFSNAAKGLRNAPGENNCFLNSAVQVFWHIDVFRRSYRRLSGHLCMGHSCIFCALKVIFTQFQYSDQASLQPSALRKALANTFAKQERFQLGHMDDAAECFENILNRIHYHIANSYNEDACNAPHCISHQKFAMTVFDQLVCPCGATSEPLKFYEMVHYISANALVSQSRTMQESGDILHPSRFGLLLRNAGAVGDIRDCPGNCGKRVQIRRTLLNIPDVVSIGLVWGSDKADPELAAEVTRTIGTTILYPDMFHSVMCNDASQLPRLHLTSVVCYYGKHYSTFIFHTKLQEWVYFDDATVRQVGKRWEQVVERIVKSRYQPLLLIYTNQNAQPVPTETAPSTRVMAPGYSMTPGKGQEDNKGQPNLPEKAQTDSQNSRRSGTPGFNRTDSNQSEKEPLERTSSFENRRQSSFMLAVTRQKNKEEAIYAVPHNNNKIMNSQKDISQCDPRPGYVKQNSVGYLADIPDGPEDSDSYNYTLSNSDQYRRPAINVSDPHKLPLTQNFSRTAEQQRKDSFKKGKGKVAGDVIRYHVDGSRRSSQSSESDMNSSISETTNGPHVSNSKPALPVKPKNVQTRSQSVEENMSNMTDRSNSSHKVVKPLPTSAPLYDNKDSVTRAHTPVQSGLATLPRSKKSGNLPNSNSNSSMPSSSSSSSLTSMSHTQPRAGSQQMAAPHQQYSYEGPPPPYTIHSNHPVHAGYQNCLTYQNIVENDMHSRQSSSSSILSSGTVVECPVSEIDSHTRQMSTASQDTLTDKPKEQKTKSKKKDKDDKKKDESKQKKDEKKTKSKKDKSSKNSNSDKPPPVPDKKQGDEGYSEERYYIDPRMVESVLSAQKLQRSGSCVSQASTSSIESDTYNRGRGVTPKDNLSTEIPFDAASLDSHKDSGYASSDRNSSSSTGSITMNPYEQYFLSRSMIPPKTINQQNIAENMRKLMDNGSGMNGLEYTQEKDLKSLVMNSNEYYGQNQTVGHCQQMNPNYPKSGSKDIMTLPKAERDQHLIDALSGRSKAGLPPQVPPKLPQGHPHQGQGPLQQSQGPHISERNNDKGMPQNVPDTVSQPVSKLPSSFREGNEQFIALCQKAEDFMDSCVLAETSEQYGSALGFCQQAIDHLKTAMKMPNLGQSLYITAQKKSNSCVIKFRSLQKRLMARQESNTSSNSSDSGINPDYRSRSGYFGQQKSQSHLQSQSNGSKPPSRSSSQNSMDSLSSSGRSATPVFDKVMRPSTSERVPPVEPHMPPAEYHNAYKDRSFETNIPDTNTNNADLYGTLPRRKTQKSQEHVRQCNNQKHEAEVYHDFLENQRRQCGNHSRTNSGARTPVNETSPSDYPNYPHHQGQFVSNNTYDGVSRNITGQSSGTNFGQNHGIKQIPVVPPKIGNQSQHTEVCYHSRSVALPVSTREPVSLMSTSQTTNSEHGYRNYQSIASDNNNGDFFKNPPVVRPGLYGTLPSHVRTGKVPTSKPFASSAAIQTAYSMQLPVKCADLCEPVASAAQFGSSDRYRSRETRRQLDRSASFSHPARPSTYLFTQPRAEPARFAEIV